Proteins from a genomic interval of Scomber japonicus isolate fScoJap1 chromosome 10, fScoJap1.pri, whole genome shotgun sequence:
- the nradd gene encoding tumor necrosis factor receptor superfamily member 16, whose protein sequence is MRAFTICALLLLKVTFGDACASNQYTESGQCCSLCPAGFGVEVECGKEDTKCTPCPQGTFSSSEDLGPCLPCSGCPPSVPTVSSCSATEDAQCECDNGFFFMRDYGLCAPCSKCSRGEGATQQCGLQGDTQCQICGQGTFSEEHASTKPCQSCTICSDSEVEIRACMPNSDTLCMDKRLDILSRPAETDGPHGTPLWPGGDDSMEGRETSSAPGTPKFTPQDEDGNNILAYVSVLAAVVLGLLLYVAYKCWRSCKQKKALSKARAAELGASPEGEKLQSDSGVFLDSQSLQDNQASKGTKRDSKLDTRLYINLPPHRQEEVERLLQEGGGRGWRQLGAALGYETEQLDLFGRGEAPSHTLLSNWAQKEGSTLGLLCSALARIERPDVVTALNCPMQGTSVV, encoded by the exons ATGAGAGCCTTTACCATCTGCGCGCTCCTTCTTTTAAAA GTTACTTTTGGAGATGCCTGTGCCAGTAACCAGTACACTGAATCAGGCCAGTGTTGCAGTCTGTGTCCTGCTGGTTTTGGAGTGGAGGTAGAGTGTGGGAAAGAGGATACCAAGTGCACACCATGCCCACAGG GAACATTTTCTTCCTCTGAAGACCTTGGCCCTTGCCTCCCCTGCTCCGGGTGCCCACCTAGTGTCCCCACTGTGTCCTCTTGCTCTGCCACTGAAGATGCACAATGTGAATGTGACAACGGCTTCTTCTTTATGCGCGACTACGGCCTGTGCGCGCCTTGTTCCAAATGCTCCCGTGGTGAGGGTGCTACACAGCAGTGCGGGCTACAGGGAGACACACAGTGCCAGATCTGTGGCCAAGGAACCTTCTCTGAGGAGCATGCTAGCACCAAACCTTGCCAGAGCTGCACAATATGCTCTGACAGTGAGGTGGAGATCCGAGCCTGCATGCCCAACTCTGACACACTCTGCATGG ATAAAAGGCTGGACATTCTGTCTCGCCCCGCTGAGACTGACGGACCCCATGGCACTCCTCTCTGGCCAGGTGGAGATGACTCGATGGAGGGCAGGGAGACCAGTTCTGCTCCTGGAACACCCAAGTTTACCCCCCAGGATGAGGATGGCAACAATATTCTGGCTTATGTCTCTGTTCTGGCTGCCGTGGTGCTGGGCTTGCTTCTTTATGTTGCTTATAAATG CTGGAGATCATGTAAACAGAAGAAGGCTCTCTCCAAGGCCCGTGCAGCTGAGTTGGGAGCATCTCCGGAGGGAGAAAAGCTCCAAAGTGACAGTGGTGTTTTTCTAGACTCTCAGAGCCTGCAGGACAATCAGGCCAGCAAAG GTACTAAGAGGGATAGCAAGCTGGACACTCGTCTGTACATCAACCTACCCCCccacagacaggaggaggtggagcgcCTCCTGCAGGAGGGAGGGGGCCGGGGTTGGAGGCAGCTGGGCGCAGCATTGGGCTATGAGACTGAACAGCTGGACCTGTTTGGGCGTGGAGAGGccccctctcacacactccTCTCTAACTGGGCCCAGAAAGAAGGCTCCACACTGGGACTGCTGTGCTCTGCGCTGGCTCGCATTGAGAGGCCTGATGTGGTAACAGCGCTTAACTGCCCCATGCAGGGTACTTCTGTGGTCTGA